Below is a window of Leifsonia sp. NPDC080035 DNA.
GCCTCCGTCGACGCGACCCCGACGCAGCTCGGGCTTGCGTTCGCGCTGTCGCATCCCGCGACCGCCAATGTACTGTTCGGCGTCAGCCGGCTCGCGCAGCTGGAGGACAACCTGGGCGCGCTCGCGCTGCTCGACCGCGTCGGCGCCGAGGCGATCCGCGCCCAGACCGCCGACCTCTGGCTGGACCGAACCATCAACCCCGACGGCACCTGGACCCCGTGACCCCACCCGTCGCCAGCCCTCGAGTACGCAGATAATCGCCCCGAAACCGTCGAGTACGGAGAGATTCTTCGTACTCGGCGGTTTCGCGGGCGGGGGTCAGCGGGCGAGGAAGGCGATGGCGGCGGCGCGGAACTCGGGGGAGTCGAGGGCTCCGCGGTGGTCGCCGGGAACGCGGAGGAACTCGGCGTCGGGGATGCGGGCCGCAAGAGCGTCGAGGCCGGCCGCCATGCCGTCGTCGACGCCCGCCGCGAGAAGCGTCGGCACCTCAGGCGCCGGTGAATCGGGCTGGAACGGCTCGGCGCCGAGACCTTCCATCATGGCGAGCAGGGATGCGGTGTCACGGCCGGGCGCGGACACCATCCCCGCCATCATCCCGATCATCGGGTCGGCGGCGGCCTCGTCGGCGGCGGTCTCTCCGGAGGCGGCCCGCCGGACGGCCGCCACGTCCACGGCCGCGAACGGCTCGAACGGGCTCAGGCCGCCGAGCACCAGCCGGCGGACGCGACCGGT
It encodes the following:
- a CDS encoding alpha/beta fold hydrolase translates to MPTPTLATHSTRAEVGVSALPPVVLLHGFAASADEDFGTTGWPASFTAAGRDVHLLDLPGHGDSPAVSGDAARTGAVVAAIVDAIDLILDGADADRVDVVGYSLGARLAWELPATGRVRRLVLGGLSPFEPFAAVDVAAVRRAASGETAADEAAADPMIGMMAGMVSAPGRDTASLLAMMEGLGAEPFQPDSPAPEVPTLLAAGVDDGMAAGLDALAARIPDAEFLRVPGDHRGALDSPEFRAAAIAFLAR